The sequence below is a genomic window from Haematobia irritans isolate KBUSLIRL chromosome 3, ASM5000362v1, whole genome shotgun sequence.
AAatgtgcacccagaaaaaagtgccttcgaaactaaaggaagaatttttcatcaatatagtttatccattttatttccattaaggtaaatttttgtgaaaaataataaaatttactcgtttcagtaaaaaaatcctaaactgtaagcagttaggaatagttcattaactagaataaggcatggaattttactcatactgttttcttcgcagggtataagaatttactactgaacaagaaaattttattcaccgataacaaagcattcgtaaaaataaacaaaatacaaactaaaactaagtttcctcaaaattagtaaaatttcttataaaatgataattgcgacttcctttataatagaaagtttttcatacatacgcacaacacttggcatagaaaaaaattttagttcatacgtactaagaagtatggaatcctttcaaaacttaagaaaacacactagttagaatataggaaattttcctatatttctattatctacctgtaatcgatacctgtcatcgtaatcgatgtgtttgcgcgtgggtgtaatcgatatgtttgcgcgtggaatgtttttttagttgaaatcgcgttgttgtggtatacggagagattgttaaaaaataatatggtaaaataatataataaataacaaataaaatatataaaatatttgttaaattaaattagtgagaaaaatgttcgttttttgaaaataaatctatgaaTGTTCGTGAtgctgtataaagaaagaaaataccaacaaaataacaaccctttcatttgtcattttggaatcttcaattattaggtaatattcagtgacgctaacattttgtaacaaaaatggtttatgattttttatatttttaggtattgaaattgtaaaaggaggacaaaatcatgaggcagcaacttattaaaagtgaaaagtacaagaagaagaaaacgtGCGTTttaagttgataatatcacatggaaattggaaatagtggaataataaactaatatttcaaggacagtcgatgctgttgattcttaataaatatattcaataattaataaaatatgtcttttattgaagataaaattgcttatttaaaaattaaaattgtatttaaaaacgaaggtaagcagttctaattatgaagtaaaagttttaccacaaatatgtaagatttgtccaaatgaatgaaaaatatcaataaaatcattccatatatgaattcaaatcagttaaattttttcattctgtagtatagtggtacataaatataggaaaatattaactaatatatggaatgcattctacctaatttcaacgaaaatcacatcgttcaaacaaataaaaatgtctttggcgctatacgaagttcaactttcttcacaatgagttcattttaacttaaagaaggggtcacttttttctgggtgtgtagatgcaataagatttttacatcaAGGGAatatggaaatcattaaattatcactgtttaaaaactgcgacaaactggatcaccggtaccagtcctgtgataggtccgtcagtggcaatttgcaccaatttcacgTAGGGGTATTACAATCAACTTCAGGTTGGTATCATTTCTAAATCGTTCGTCTGACAATCTGTCAGCTGTCGGACGTGAATTCCAGTGACGTGATGGAATTCAACCGTGATAATGTGAAAACCACaagaatttaaatatgaataaatcgGTTGCAGTGTTACATTGCGTCCAAATAGTGGACGAAAAAAACGGTAccaacaccagaaatgattGGAAAAGAAGAAAGAATGAATAAAGACCAGTTTTGAACGAAATCCTCACCGCAATGAGACGACTCTATCGCGAGAACGgctgcaacacatattgaaaaatgaacttgaactaaagccattgaagtcccaaaaagtgcaagaactcaccgatgcacaaaaaaaacGAACTGGAAAGAGCCAATGAGTTGCTTGAGTGTGTGTCTGAaacactcaaaacaaagatttcacaTTTATTCCGtgcgttttttatatggagtataacagtttttcgtgcgaaaacgtgatcttattaCTAGGCTTATTCTGGTACACAGATGTATTGCTTTCGTGGGGTTTCACACTTAAGAGGTGTTCTGGACTATACACTTAAGTACGTTTACGGGGATATATGGAAAAATATAGTATTTCGTTTATATGTTCAACATCTAACATTTTAAATCTTTCAATTTGACGTTTCCCTACATTAAAAATTAAGTTCGACGATTCACATTGTTTATTCATTACAACATTATTTAAGCACGAGTGTAATTTTTTCATACATCTTTTATAAATGCACGCCCTAGTtactattcatttttttttcttttgatgaggctcccaagcaaatcagaaaTAGCTGGTAATTCTGGCATAGATGTATGACTACTACCTCTTGCAGTCTTAGTGGAATTGTGTTGATGCATATTGCGATGTTGTGGAAATGATGGCATTAATTTAGGATCGCAAgctgaaatataaaatttttgaacagAACTATTGGTATCTTTGGAAAAGCAATCAAATCGTTGGTAATCTATAGTAGGCAAAACCAAAGACAATAGACTTTAGGAAGattggaaattggctactgagcacatcaaaccatttacagtGTTACTTTcatacttttcgtttatcgaaccaaacgcgtataagacaagtattgacatagcattaaaatgcaaataaaaagaaattgagtttaggtaataaatttccataaaggggaaaatgcaatttttttgttgttgtctaaaatttaacattgtttcattaagaaaattaaaagttaaagttaaaaaaaaaagttaaaaaattaaagtctATTGTCTTTGGGAAAACCTCTTgtgttaaaatgcaaataaaattacatCTTTTTATATGTCATTAGAAAAACAACTCATTTGGAAGCACCCTCTATATAGGTAACATAGTGTATTTAACTTACGCAAAGGTGGTTCTTTAAAGTACGTGCTATGCAGACATTCGTCTGCCGTTGCTCTCTTTTTTGGATCATACATAAACAAAAAGTTTAACAGCCTTAATCCAGCAGCGGAGAGATATTGAAACTTTGGCTTCAAGTTGTTGTAAGGCTGTTTTTTCAATGTGAAGTTTTGGATGGCCGGCATTTTAGGGTAATCTGGCCATATAGCTTCAGAAGGTGTTCCCAAAAGATCAATTATTAGCTCCAGTTGTGCAATTTCCGTGTTACCGGGTAATAAAGGCTTGTGCGATAAAAGTTCACCCAAAATACAACCAACAGCCCACATATCAACTGCAGTTGTTTGCGTTGTGGAACCTAATAATAATTCAGGTGAGCGGTACCACAATGTAACTACTTGTGGTGTCATAGGTCCCGATGGTAATCCAAATAAACGAGCCAATCCAAAGTCAGCTTCAATTAAATtggttaaattaaaataaacttctgaAAAAGTAAACCTACCAATTTTAACACATCCTTTGTCCGTCATTAATAAATTAGACACTTTCAAGTCTCTGTGTATAATGTAATGCGAATGCATATATTTAAGTCCTTGTAGCACTTGCAATACAATACACTTTACTTCTGATTCTGCGAACGGCTGTGTCATGTTGTCCAATAAAGACGCTAAATCTTGTTCACAGTATTCCATTACCAAAAACATGCTGCTTTCAATTAGccgataatatttttatattaatatgttatacCACCATTTTGCTTAATACTTACCTTTCTAGACTTTTTCCCACCACTACTTCACGTAAATGGACAATATTTTCATGtttacatttctttaaaattgttatttccctCAATCCACTCACCGGTAAGCCATCTTTTTCCTGGTCCATTCGTACCTTCTTTAAAGCCACTATTTCATTAGTGCGCGTGTCCCTAGCACGatctgaaaattattaaaaatatttttattattagtttatttaaaatcataataaattatgaagataaatacaaaataaaggtACTAACAACTAAAGTTTTCGGCCTAAATTCATGTTAACATATTGATATGCAATTAAATAAGATGCCATATATTACAATGTGTTAAAAGTTTGTGATATTACGTAGTGTTGTTGCCTTTAGAAGATCAGGGAGGCAAAACTTCTAAAGCAGTGCAACTAAACAATAGACTATTGGCTACTAGGGAAGAACTGTCTCTCTAACATGTCTATTGAACTGGTTAATTGATGAGGTGAAAACAACCGGTCAAAGCATTGGTTTGTAGGAATCTATGATCCTTTCTATGACAACTCCATGTTAATTTCACCGGTCACCTAAGCGATTAAAGGTTTGAGATCAGTCCCATGAAGGGGATATAACGCAATACATGTATTTGTGGCAAATTTAGCTGCTTCGTCCGCTTTGATACCGTTTTTTCTCCAATGCAGTTTTTAAGTATTTCTTGCTTTTGTTGGATAACGggacaatttttgttatttgatcTACGTTGGAGGTTACTTTTATACCataaacttcccagcaaaaaaagcgtcaccagaAAAGTAGGAATCTATGATCCTTCCTATGACAACTCCATGTTAATTTCACCGGTCACCTAAGCGATTAAAGGTTTGGGATCAGTCCCATGAAGGGGATATAACGCGCCCAGTAAAAacgcatcgccaaaaaagtaatgaaaatgttctttttggatccggaagtggtgcaaaattgacgcagaagcgaagaatttaacatgggcttgtcatatgacggaagtcctccatttcaacagccgttgcactgaatttgcatcacttctttaggtgtgatccgaattcaatgttttggatgtaaattaaaaaattctgtgatgttttgtcaaataattaattttcataattttttataatttttaatggattctaacgcttgtcgaaaATGTTtgaactgaaatattttctaaaattcacaattttttcagatgggatttagcattttttttcgacaaaattttaatgatttttaccattttatgaattcttactctgtttttaacgtatttgaaacaaaaaaagtttaaattacccattaaaagtaggaaaaaaccaagttatgcaaaagttaattaaaagaacttcctgggtagttaaaataaagaacatcattgggagtgcatcttctggaagtgcttttaaagttgtgcctttggaagaacttccaaatttttttgccggGGCAATACATGCATTTGTGGCAAATTTAGCTGCTTCGTCCGCTTTGATACCCTTTTTTCTCCAATGCAGTTTTTAAGTATTTCTTGCTTTTATTGGATAACGgggcaatttttgttatttgatcTACGCTGGAGGTTACTTTTAATACCataaacttcccagcaaaaacagcgtcaccaaaaaagtagtgaacatgttctttttggacccggaagtggtgcaaaattagcaCAGAagtgatgattttaacatgggcttgtcatagggcggatgtccaccatttcgttgcactgaatttgcatcacttcttaaggtgtaatgcgaatccagtgatttggatgtgaataaagatattttgtgatattttgacaattaaataatttttaaaattttttatgattttcaatgcgcttgtctggaacgtttgacataaaatattttcaaaaattcgcaattttttcagaaaggatttagcatttttatttatttatttatttattttctcttgGCGAATCCAAGCCGCAAAGCCATATACGGATTCCAAAACTACACAAACATAGCaataataacaaattataaaattttttcggcaaaatttaaataatttgcaccattttattaatttttaatttgtttttaacccatttgaaataataaaattttcaatttcccattaaaaatatgaaaaaagcgagttataaaaaaatgactcaaatgaacttcctgtgcagttaaaataaaaaaacatctttggaaggaaatttttggaagtgcttttaaagttgtgccttaagaagaacttccaaatttttttgctgggttagtctgtaaggattgtaaTGCAAAACCAatgactgaaaaaaaaaattaaacacatAAAATTCTTGTGCAGGGGGTGGGCTCATGCAATGTAGATGCACATATCTTGATAAACTTAGTCTGTAACGATTGTATTGCAAATCCACAGATTGAAataataaagttaatttaagTTGAAGTCCAGTATATGCGTATTGGCGTTAACAACTTTACCATCAATATATTTTGTGACCTTTCTGCATCCAACAACACCTTCGTGTTTCaacagtgatgccaactccggAAGGGCAAAAagcacaaaaatatattataaattctaacataccagttCCCACCACTAAAACTACTCCAGTCAGCCGAAATTCAATATGCTACTACTAAAAAATGCTTccaaagatgtattatagaacttttgggtATTGATTTCATTTGACGCATTTTTACGAAATTATGAACGCCTATCCGAGTGTACATctttatacacacacacacatctttaTAATTGTTGATGCTTATTTTACACTCATTCCAGTaggacgcagtggacgcccgaaagaggtggttaccgacgaaaacaccaaaaaaatccacaaaatgattttgaatgaccgtaaaatgaagttgatcgatatatcggaggccttaaagatatcaaaggaacgtgttggtcatatcattgatcaatatgcggaagctctgtgcaaaatgggtgccgcgcgagctcacatttgaccaaaaacaacaacgtgttgatgattctgagcggtgtttgcagctgttaactcgtaatagaccccgagtttttccgtcgatatgtga
It includes:
- the Cdc2rk gene encoding cyclin-dependent kinase 10, giving the protein MQNSFLILCRMNKEVDPVAPVTRKGYLISIKTGEPIEIRERDVHGRCRAVTEFEKLNRIGEGTYGIVYRARDTRTNEIVALKKVRMDQEKDGLPVSGLREITILKKCKHENIVHLREVVVGKSLESMFLVMEYCEQDLASLLDNMTQPFAESEVKCIVLQVLQGLKYMHSHYIIHRDLKVSNLLMTDKGCVKIADFGLARLFGLPSGPMTPQVVTLWYRSPELLLGSTTQTTAVDMWAVGCILGELLSHKPLLPGNTEIAQLELIIDLLGTPSEAIWPDYPKMPAIQNFTLKKQPYNNLKPKFQYLSAAGLRLLNFLFMYDPKKRATADECLHSTYFKEPPLPCDPKLMPSFPQHRNMHQHNSTKTARGSSHTSMPELPAISDLLGSLIKRKKNE